Genomic DNA from uncultured Ilyobacter sp.:
AATGTCATAGGAACAAAACTTCCCTCATAATACATTTTTTCCATTTGTGTCCCGTTTATGACAAGAGTGGGGTATATTCTGACCATATCAGGTCCTATCCCCACTACTTTTTTAGCACTTATAAAGTCTTTTTCATCTGTTGATCCTGGAAGTCCTGGCATAAGCTGTATTCCCAGATCTATTCCAGCTTCTTTGATCATTGATGAAGCTTCATAAACCTTCTCTGGGCTGTATCCCCTGCCTGAAAGTTCTAAAACCTCAGGATCAAGAGACTGAACTCCAAGTTCTATTGTGGTAACCCCGTACTCTTTGAGCATAAGGAGTATTTCACGTGATATATAGTCTGGTCTTGTGGACATTCTTATCCCATCTATCATCCCATGATCAATATATTTTTTGACTACATCTAAATAATCTCTTTGAAGGTCTATTGAGATTCCTGTAAAAGTTCCACCAAAGAAAGCTACTTCTTTTCTTGATTCCTTTGGAAGAGTTTTTAAATAATCTTCAATAATAGTCTCTAATTCATATGTGGTCACATCTGTTTCTATACCTGTAATCTTCTTTTGATTACAGAAGACACATGAATTGGGGCACCCAAAATGACTTATAAAAACAGGAATATTATAGTGCTTCATATGCCTTTACTCCCAGTTTTCTGCAGGCATTTCTCGCTGCTGACTGCTCTGCACTTTTTTTATTTCTGCCTGTTCCCAGACCCATTAGTTCATCATTTATTTTAACTGCTATTTCAAAGGATTTTCTATGGTCAGGGCCCATCTCTTTTATCACTTCATAGGAAGGAATAACCTTGTATTCTCTCTGACTAAACTCTTGAAGAATCGTTTTAAAATCTATGAGATCTTCATTTTCATCAATGTGATCTATAAATCGCTTGAGATGCTTTATAGCAAACTCTTTAGCTATTATAAAATCTGAGTCAAGGTACACTGCACCTAATATTGCTTCGAATACGTCTCCTAGTATGGAACTTCTGTCTCTTCCTCCTGTAAGCTCCTCTCCCTTGCTTAAAAGAAGATGATTTCCCACTCCAAGTTTTCTGGAAATTTTAGCAAGCACAGGTTCACTGACAATCATTGATTTCAATTTTGCCAGATCCCCTTCACTTGAACTGGTAAAGTGCAAATAAAGATATTCTGTAACAACAAGATCTAGAACTGCGTCTCCTAGCAGTTCTAGTCTCTCGTTGTTTACCTTTTTGTAATCCCAGTTTTCATTTCCATAAGACCTGTGAATAAGGGCGTGCTTCAGAAGTTTTTTGCTCTTAAATGTATACTTCAACTTTTTTTCAAGTTCTGCAAAACAACTTTCTCCCACTGTCCTCTACACCTCTTATTTATATTTTTTCATTGCAATAACTGCGTTGTGTCCTCCGAAACCTAGAGAGTTTGAAAGACCTACTCTTATCTCTTTTTCCACAGCTACATTTGGTACATAGTTAAGATCCAAATCTGGGTCTGGAGTATCATAATTTATCGTAGGAGGTAATATTGCTTCCTTTATTGCAAGTGCTAAGAAGGCTCCTTCGATTCCTCCTGCTGCACCTAGAGCGTGTCCAGTAGCACCTTTAGTTGAAGACACTGCAAGCTTATATGCATAATCTCCAAATAATGTTTTTATTGAAGTGGTTTCATTTCTATCATTTGCAGGAGTAGAAGTTCCGTGGGCATTGATGTAGTCCACTTCTGATAAGTCTATTCCACCTTGCTCAAGGGCCATTTTCATAGCTCTTGCTCCGCCTTCTCCACCTTCAGCTGGTGATGTTATATGATACGCATCACAAGTTTCACCATATCCCACAACTTCAGCGTAAATCTTTGCTCCTCTAGCCTTAGCAGATTCAAGCTCTTCTAGTATTACTATGCCGGCACCTTCTCCCATTACAAAACCATCTCTATCCGATGTAAAGGGTCTAGATGCTTTTTCTGGCTCATCATTTCTGGTTGAAAGAGCCTTCATATTTGCAAATCCATTGATAGCAAACTTAGTGATACAGGCTTCTGTTCCTCCGGCGATCATTGCATCTGCTTTTCCGTTTCTGATAGTCTCAAAAGCATCCCCTATAGAGTGTGTTCCTGCTGCACAAGCAGTTACAACAGCTTTATTTGGTCCCTTTGCTCCTGTGTATATGGCTACATTCCCTGCTGCCATGTTTGATATCATTGCAGGTATTGTAAAAGGTGATATTCTCTTTATCCCCTTATTCAGCATTACTTCATGCTGTTGCTCCATTACCTCTATACCACCTATACCAGAAGATACAATTACCCCTACTTTTTCTGCATTTTCAGAAGTAATTTCAAGTTTTGAGTCCTCAATCGCCATTTTTGAAGCTGCAATAGCAAATTGTGAATTTCTAGAAAGTTTTTTTAGTTCTTTTTTTTCAATTCCAAAATCTGCAGGATCAAAATCCTTTACTTCGGCCGCAACTTTTACAGGGTTGTCAGTGGCATCAAAAGATTCAATCTTTCCAACTCCAGTTTTACCATCTTTTATTGCTTTCCAAGTTTTTTCTACCCCTGTTCCCAAAGCAGTTACAAGGCCTATTCCAGTTACTACAACTCTTCTCACTTTATCCTTCACCTCTTCATGAAACTTTTTTTATTTTATCGTAAATGAGAGAACCCACTATAATCAGCGGTTTTTTCAATTTTCTATAAATACAATTATAGGGGTAATTAATTACCCCTATAACCTTAAAATATTACTTATTGGATTCGATGTAGTTTACTACGTCTTGAACAGTTTTGATCTTTTCAGCTTCTGTATCAGGAATTTCTACGTCAAATTCTTCTTCAAAAGCCATGATTAGCTCAACTGTATCTAGTGAGTCTGCTCCTAGATCGTCTACGAAGTTCGCCTCAAGAGTTACTTGATCCGCGTCTACACCTAATTGATCTACTACTACTTCTTTGATTTTATCTAACATTCTTTTTCCTCCTTGGATTTTTCATCAATTTTTTCTATTATGATAGTATCAAATTTAATGTGATTTTTCAAGAGTTTTATATCTTAAACCTCCTTAAGGCATCAACATTCCACCATTAACACTTAAAGTCTGACCTGTAATATAGCTAGAAAGGTCAGAGGAAAGGAACAGTACTGCATTTGCGATATCTTCAGGTGTTCCCATTGAACCCATAGGGATGTTTTTTGCAAACTCCTTCTTCACATCTTCGCTCAATACATCTGTCATTTCAGATTGGATATATCCTGGAGCTACAGCATTTACTCTTACTCCTCTTTTTCCTACTTCTTTTGCTAGAGATTTAGTCATTCCTATCATCCCTGCTTTTGAAGCAGAATAGTTAACTTGACCGGCATTTCCCATTAGTCCCACAACTGATGCCATATTGATGATGCTTCCAAATCTTTGTTTTACCATAGTTTTAAAGAAGGCCTGTGTACAGTTGTAAGTTCCTTTGAGGTTGATATTCATAACAAGATCAAAATCTTCCTCTTTCATTCTCATGAAGAGTGTATCTCTTGTAATTCCCGCGTTGTTAACAAGAATATCTATTTTTCCAAACTTCTCAAGAGTTTTGGATGCTAGTTCCGCCATGCTTTCACTTGAAACAACATTTCCAGGAATGAATATAGCCTCTATTCCATATTTTTCAGAAATCTCTTTGGCAGTTTTTTCACCTATTTCTGCAAGTATATCAGTAATTACAAGATTAGCACCAGCCTGTGCCAATTTTTCAGCAACAGCTCTTCCGATTCCTCTTGCAGAACCAGTTATTACTGCCACTTTTCCTTTTAAATCAATCATTTGTTCCTCCTTGTTAAAGGGATTTAATTATTTTATTTTAAAATTCAAAATAAACTTATGCTAGATCCTCTAATTTTTCTATATTTTCGACAACTAATGTCTTGTCAATTTTTCTGATAAGTCCTTTAAGAACTTTTCCAGGACCTATTTCATAGATTTTTTCAACACCCTCAGATTTTAGCTTCTCTACAGTTTCAACCCATCTTACAGGTCCGAAGGTCTGATCATAGAGTTCTTTTTTGATCTCTTCTGCCTCAGTTGTAACTTCTGCAGTTGTATTTGCTACAAGCTTTGCAGTTCCTTCTTTGAATTCATAGTTTTCAACTTCAGCTTTAAGCTTTTCTCCAGCTGGCTTCATAAGTGAAGAATGGAAAGGTCCAGATACAGAAAGTATTAGTGCCCTTCTTGCTCCTGCTTCTTTTAGTGCCTCGCAAGCCTTTTCAACAGCAGCTACCGATCCAGCTATAACTGTCTGTCCTGGTTCATTAAAGTTTACAGCTTCTACTACTCCGTCGATACCTGCTAAGACCTCTTCGATTTTAGGTGCTTCCATTCCTATAATTGCAGCCATAGTACCATTAACTTCGTGAGAAACCGTGTTCATAGTATCGCCTCTGAATGCCGTTAATTTTACAGCATCCTCTAGAGAAAGATATCCTCCAGCTCCTAAAGCAGCGTATTCTCCCACTGAATGTCCAGCTACATAGTCAGCTTTTATTCCTTTTTCTTCCATTAATTTAGAAAGAACAAGACTCATCGCCACAATAGCAGGCTGAGTATATTTAGTCTGCTTCAAGTCCTCTTCAGGTCCTTCAAACATAACTCTTTTAAGGTCCATTTCCATGTTTTCAAAAATTTCATCAAAATATTTTTTAGCCGTTTCATTATTTTCATATAAATCTTTTCCCATCCCAACGTATTGAGCTCCTTGTCCAGGGAAAACAAATGCAATTTTAGACATAAATTCCTCCTTAATTAATTACACGTGTAATCTCAATATATCATAAGGTAAACATGATGTCAACCTCTTAAAAACACTCTGATTTAATAAGCCCACTTTATAACTGTAGAACCGTATGTAAGACCCGCTCCAAACCCTGTAAGGGCGATAAGGTCTCCCTTCTTTACGAGTCCTTTCTCTAGAGCTTCTCCTAGAGCTAGTCCGATAGAAGCTGCAGATGTATTTCCGTATTTATTTAGGTTTATATAAAATTTTTCTACTGGAAGTTTCAATCTTTTTGCAGCAGACTCTATAATTCTTTTGTTTGCCTGATGTGGGAATACCATGTGAAGATCAGTAGTTTCTTTTTCTGCAAGTCTTAGTGCCTCAAGTGTAGCTTTTGGGAGTGCTTGAACTGCAAATTTAAATACATCTTGACCTTTCATTTTTAAAAAAGTTTCTCTATTTTCAACCTCTTCAACTGTTGCCGGTCTCTTAGTTCCTCCAGCAGGCATTCTCAAGATTTCATCATCTTCACCTTCAGATTTTATGTAGCTAGAAAGAATACCATAACCATCTTCTACCTCTCCTACAACTGCTGCTGCTGCACCATCTCCGAAAAGTATACAAGTATTCCTGTCTTGCATGTCTAAAACCCTTGAGAGAGCCTCTGCCCCTATTACAAGTATTTTCTTATACATCCCAGCTTTTATCATTCCAGAGGCTAGTGTGAGCCCATATATGAATCCACTGCACGCAGCCTGTATATCAAAGGCAGCAGCATTGAGTGCACCGATTTTTTTCTGTACTATACAGGCAGTATTTTGTATCAGGTAATCCGGGGTACAAGTTGCCAGTATAACCATCTCAATATCTTCTGGTTTCATTCCAGCTGATTCTAAGGCTTTCTTGGCCGCTTCAGATGCTAAGTCTGAAGTCGCCTGGTCATCAGCTACAAATCTTCTTTCCTCTATACCAGTTCTACTTCTTATCCATTCATCACTTGTGTCCAATTTTTTTTCAAAATCAAGGTTGGTCATAACTTTTTCAGGAACATAGATACCCATACCTAATATTCCTGCACTTTTTACATTCATTCTAGGCCTCCTTATCGATTACTTTCTTAAGTTTCGCTGTTAGATCTGCCTCAGCAAATTTTTCTGCTACTTTTATAGCATTTTTGAATGCTTTCCCATCGGAATTTCCATGAGCTTTTATGGAAATTCCGTTGAGTCCGAGGAAAAGTGCCCCACCATATTCTGATGAATCCATTTTTTCTTTCATTCTTTTGAA
This window encodes:
- a CDS encoding beta-ketoacyl-ACP synthase III, producing MNVKSAGILGMGIYVPEKVMTNLDFEKKLDTSDEWIRSRTGIEERRFVADDQATSDLASEAAKKALESAGMKPEDIEMVILATCTPDYLIQNTACIVQKKIGALNAAAFDIQAACSGFIYGLTLASGMIKAGMYKKILVIGAEALSRVLDMQDRNTCILFGDGAAAAVVGEVEDGYGILSSYIKSEGEDDEILRMPAGGTKRPATVEEVENRETFLKMKGQDVFKFAVQALPKATLEALRLAEKETTDLHMVFPHQANKRIIESAAKRLKLPVEKFYINLNKYGNTSAASIGLALGEALEKGLVKKGDLIALTGFGAGLTYGSTVIKWAY
- a CDS encoding radical SAM protein; this translates as MKHYNIPVFISHFGCPNSCVFCNQKKITGIETDVTTYELETIIEDYLKTLPKESRKEVAFFGGTFTGISIDLQRDYLDVVKKYIDHGMIDGIRMSTRPDYISREILLMLKEYGVTTIELGVQSLDPEVLELSGRGYSPEKVYEASSMIKEAGIDLGIQLMPGLPGSTDEKDFISAKKVVGIGPDMVRIYPTLVINGTQMEKMYYEGSFVPMTLKEAVDRVIPIYALFEKAGINIIRVGLQPSEDIREDGVIVDGPFHPSFRELVEGEIYFRCLSQQRDEEGNLHIKANEKNISKIVGNRGINKKNLGKNFKISIDNTLSLKEISVNGNLITREEILNGVI
- the fabG gene encoding 3-oxoacyl-[acyl-carrier-protein] reductase; this encodes MIDLKGKVAVITGSARGIGRAVAEKLAQAGANLVITDILAEIGEKTAKEISEKYGIEAIFIPGNVVSSESMAELASKTLEKFGKIDILVNNAGITRDTLFMRMKEEDFDLVMNINLKGTYNCTQAFFKTMVKQRFGSIINMASVVGLMGNAGQVNYSASKAGMIGMTKSLAKEVGKRGVRVNAVAPGYIQSEMTDVLSEDVKKEFAKNIPMGSMGTPEDIANAVLFLSSDLSSYITGQTLSVNGGMLMP
- a CDS encoding acyl carrier protein, producing MLDKIKEVVVDQLGVDADQVTLEANFVDDLGADSLDTVELIMAFEEEFDVEIPDTEAEKIKTVQDVVNYIESNK
- the rnc gene encoding ribonuclease III is translated as MGESCFAELEKKLKYTFKSKKLLKHALIHRSYGNENWDYKKVNNERLELLGDAVLDLVVTEYLYLHFTSSSEGDLAKLKSMIVSEPVLAKISRKLGVGNHLLLSKGEELTGGRDRSSILGDVFEAILGAVYLDSDFIIAKEFAIKHLKRFIDHIDENEDLIDFKTILQEFSQREYKVIPSYEVIKEMGPDHRKSFEIAVKINDELMGLGTGRNKKSAEQSAARNACRKLGVKAYEAL
- the fabF gene encoding beta-ketoacyl-ACP synthase II, translated to MRRVVVTGIGLVTALGTGVEKTWKAIKDGKTGVGKIESFDATDNPVKVAAEVKDFDPADFGIEKKELKKLSRNSQFAIAASKMAIEDSKLEITSENAEKVGVIVSSGIGGIEVMEQQHEVMLNKGIKRISPFTIPAMISNMAAGNVAIYTGAKGPNKAVVTACAAGTHSIGDAFETIRNGKADAMIAGGTEACITKFAINGFANMKALSTRNDEPEKASRPFTSDRDGFVMGEGAGIVILEELESAKARGAKIYAEVVGYGETCDAYHITSPAEGGEGGARAMKMALEQGGIDLSEVDYINAHGTSTPANDRNETTSIKTLFGDYAYKLAVSSTKGATGHALGAAGGIEGAFLALAIKEAILPPTINYDTPDPDLDLNYVPNVAVEKEIRVGLSNSLGFGGHNAVIAMKKYK
- the fabD gene encoding ACP S-malonyltransferase, encoding MSKIAFVFPGQGAQYVGMGKDLYENNETAKKYFDEIFENMEMDLKRVMFEGPEEDLKQTKYTQPAIVAMSLVLSKLMEEKGIKADYVAGHSVGEYAALGAGGYLSLEDAVKLTAFRGDTMNTVSHEVNGTMAAIIGMEAPKIEEVLAGIDGVVEAVNFNEPGQTVIAGSVAAVEKACEALKEAGARRALILSVSGPFHSSLMKPAGEKLKAEVENYEFKEGTAKLVANTTAEVTTEAEEIKKELYDQTFGPVRWVETVEKLKSEGVEKIYEIGPGKVLKGLIRKIDKTLVVENIEKLEDLA